From a single Funiculus sociatus GB2-C1 genomic region:
- a CDS encoding DUF760 domain-containing protein: protein MVFNPDLLNGEPEDTQVNQLLKYIQHQPPEVLARVAKSVTPEIKQIISQNVQGLVGMLPSENFQVQITTDRENLAGLLASAMMTGYFLRQIEQRMELEETLTGSSTLPKKSSGGEKSAD from the coding sequence ATGGTATTCAACCCCGATTTGCTCAATGGCGAACCTGAAGATACACAAGTCAATCAGTTGCTGAAATATATTCAGCACCAACCTCCTGAAGTTTTAGCGCGGGTTGCTAAATCCGTCACTCCTGAAATTAAGCAAATTATCTCCCAGAACGTTCAAGGGCTGGTGGGAATGCTACCTTCAGAAAATTTTCAGGTACAAATTACCACCGACAGAGAAAATTTAGCAGGTTTATTGGCATCAGCGATGATGACTGGATATTTCTTGCGCCAGATTGAACAACGCATGGAGTTAGAGGAAACGTTGACTGGATCTTCTACCTTGCCTAAGAAATCTTCCGGCGGCGAAAAATCCGCTGATTAA
- a CDS encoding TIGR02450 family Trp-rich protein, with amino-acid sequence MQKKLKYPHLVGSKWTAQQKTWGWRHFQVVNRKNQGKFVFAEMVASCDPNVRFWTNAKILKNPSEWQAGWQTLHEMRETEEIMGEY; translated from the coding sequence ATGCAGAAAAAGCTGAAATATCCTCACCTTGTCGGTTCCAAATGGACAGCCCAACAAAAAACGTGGGGTTGGAGACACTTCCAAGTAGTTAATCGGAAAAACCAAGGCAAGTTTGTCTTTGCCGAAATGGTGGCTTCCTGCGACCCCAATGTGCGTTTCTGGACTAACGCCAAAATTTTGAAAAATCCTTCTGAGTGGCAAGCAGGTTGGCAAACCTTACACGAAATGAGGGAAACTGAAGAAATAATGGGAGAGTATTGA
- the scpB gene encoding SMC-Scp complex subunit ScpB encodes MPSLATKIEAILYLKGKPVSIAEIAEYAGCDRDDAEDSIIQLMTDYAHRDSALEVVETPEGYTLQLRSPFQSLVETLVPLDLGIGALRTLAAIALKGSITQSELVDLRGSGAYQHVQELVEFGFVTKRRQDDGRSYWLQVTEKFHQYFEVEQLPQLSQLDVPTAVKNDEFR; translated from the coding sequence ATGCCTAGCCTCGCTACGAAAATTGAAGCTATTCTCTACCTCAAAGGTAAACCCGTCTCTATTGCCGAAATTGCCGAGTATGCAGGATGCGATCGCGATGATGCTGAAGATTCGATTATTCAGCTTATGACCGATTACGCGCACCGTGACAGCGCCCTGGAAGTAGTTGAAACGCCTGAAGGCTACACCTTGCAATTGCGATCGCCTTTTCAATCCTTAGTCGAGACTTTAGTGCCGCTAGACTTAGGAATAGGCGCATTGAGGACATTAGCAGCGATCGCCCTTAAAGGTTCCATCACCCAATCTGAGTTAGTAGACTTGCGCGGATCGGGAGCATACCAGCACGTTCAGGAACTCGTCGAGTTCGGTTTTGTCACCAAACGCCGACAAGATGATGGGCGTTCCTACTGGCTACAGGTGACAGAAAAATTTCATCAGTATTTTGAAGTGGAACAACTTCCCCAACTGAGTCAGCTGGATGTCCCTACAGCCGTAAAGAATGACGAATTTCGGTAG
- a CDS encoding ATP-binding cassette domain-containing protein, translating into MMTAVSLQNVHKFYNKVPVVNDLSFTIESGEMFGLLGPNGAGKSTTIRMLTTLTKPSDGRVEVAGYDVVRQPLQVKQNIGVVLQQTSVDMDLTVWENMELHGRMHHIPTKKRQQDIDRWLEYVELHQRRDSLVKTLSGGMKRRLQIARSLLHEPKILFLDEPTVGLDPQTRRRLWEIILDLNKQGMTMLLTTHYMDEVEYLCDRIGIMDAGKLIELGTLEELRSKHGEGLVMKQVGDRLEYQFFPNLEQANAYLDTAPNKTGMMVRPSNLEDIFVELTGRQLD; encoded by the coding sequence ATTATGACTGCCGTTTCCCTGCAAAACGTCCACAAATTTTACAACAAAGTTCCCGTCGTCAACGACCTCTCCTTTACCATTGAATCTGGAGAAATGTTTGGCTTACTTGGCCCCAATGGTGCGGGGAAATCTACTACAATTCGGATGCTAACAACGCTCACAAAACCTAGCGATGGACGAGTTGAGGTAGCAGGTTATGATGTGGTGCGCCAACCGTTGCAGGTAAAGCAAAATATCGGCGTGGTGTTGCAACAAACCAGTGTGGATATGGATTTAACCGTGTGGGAAAATATGGAACTGCACGGACGAATGCACCACATCCCCACGAAGAAGCGTCAGCAGGATATCGATCGATGGCTGGAGTATGTGGAGTTGCACCAGAGGCGAGATAGTTTGGTAAAAACCCTCTCTGGCGGGATGAAGCGACGGTTGCAAATTGCGAGGTCGCTGTTACATGAACCGAAGATTTTGTTTTTGGATGAACCAACGGTAGGACTAGATCCGCAAACCCGCCGCCGCCTCTGGGAAATTATTCTGGATTTGAATAAGCAGGGGATGACGATGCTTTTGACGACGCATTATATGGATGAGGTGGAATATTTATGCGATCGCATTGGGATTATGGATGCTGGTAAACTGATAGAACTTGGCACCCTGGAGGAGCTACGCTCTAAACATGGTGAAGGGTTGGTGATGAAACAAGTAGGCGATCGCTTAGAATATCAGTTCTTCCCCAACTTAGAACAAGCTAACGCCTACCTTGACACCGCACCCAACAAAACTGGTATGATGGTTCGCCCCTCCAACTTAGAAGATATTTTTGTCGAACTCACCGGACGCCAACTAGACTAA